The Ictalurus punctatus breed USDA103 chromosome 9, Coco_2.0, whole genome shotgun sequence genome contains a region encoding:
- the LOC108269820 gene encoding ribosome quality control complex subunit NEMF isoform X3 produces the protein MVQFDADVPIGNIILTDHEYTILNLLRFRTAEAEDVKIAVRERYPIENARPPEPLISLERLKDILSKAQSGEQIKRILNPHLPYGGTLIEHCLIEVGFPGLLKMDHQFNMTEAGPKLLEALQMAESYMEKAANFNGKGYIIQKTEKKPSMMPDKPQEELLTYEEFHPFFFSQHSKSPYVEFESFDKAIDEFFSKMESQKIDMKALQQEKQAMKKLENVRKDHEQRLEALHQAQEVDRFKGELLEMNLPIVERAIQVVRSALANQVDWAEISLIVKEAQAAGDPVACAIKELKLQTNHITMLLKNPYIGPEEIEEEEEISEDSKDGSGQPKGKKNKNKDKGQKSKIQKNKPILVDVDLGLSAYANSKKYYDHKRNAAKKEQKTVEAAEKAFKSAEKKTKQTLKEVQTVTTIQKARKVFWFEKFLWFISSENYLIIAGRDQQQNEMIVKRYLRPGDIYIHADLHGATSCVIKNPSGELVPPRTLTEAGTMSVCYSAAWDAKVITSAWWVHHNQVSKTAPTGEYLTTGSFMIRGKKNFLPPSYLIMGFGFLFKVDEQCVFRHRGERKVKTLEEEVEDMSSSTAELLEEGEELFGEDSANEGEAEGEDMSEEDGRMEVDEDVLQRVEEEENTEANEEQASEIQLETLKLEEEVCEQKGAKGIDEEVKSEEESTDLSFPDTTILLTHLQSNRGIASAGFKQEVSTRDNTVQQGKKYMSAKQRRDMKKKQKQGSSEHPEEPEMKKEESQSSVTNQSSKSGGAAQPLKRGQKNKLKKIKDKYKDQDEEDRELMMKLLGSAGSNKEEKVKKGKKGKEEPVKKPAQKTRVPATVVKKAEQPVADVSQAGQYSTEQDDKDADDLDQENPGAEEYENFLDCLTGQPHPDDVLLFAVPVCAPYTALSNYKHKVKLTPGTQKKGKAARTAVFSFMHAKEASAREKDLFRSVKDTDLSRNMPGKVKVSAPNLLAAKKK, from the exons GCTTAaagatattttatccaaagcgcagAGTGGAGAGCAAATAAAAAGGATTCTAAATCCCCACCTTC CATATGGAGGCACTCTTATTGAACACTGCCTTATAGAAGTTGGTTTTCCTGGTCTTTTAAAAATGGATCATCAGTTTAACATGACAGAAG CTGGACCAAAACTTCTGGAGGCTTTGCAGATGGCAGAGAGCTATATGGAGAAAGCAGCCAACTTTAATGGAAAG GGTTACATCATtcagaaaactgaaaaaaagccAAGCATGATGCCAGACAAACCACAGGAAGAGTTGCTCAC GTATGAGGAATTTCAcccatttttcttttcccaaCACTCAAAGAGCCCATATGTTGAGTTTGAGTCATTTGATAAG GCTATTGATGAGTTTTTCTCCAAGATGGAGAGTCAGAAGATTGATATGAAAGCACTTCAGCAGGAGAAACAAGCCATGAAAAAGCTTGAGAATGTGAGAAAGGATCACGAACAAAGGTTGGAGGCTCTACATCAGGCCCAG GAGGTGGACCGTTTTAAGGGCGAGTTGTTGGAAATGAATCTTCCCATTGTAGAGCGAGCTATTCAGGTGGTGCGCAGTGCTCTGGCTAATCAGGTAGACTGGGCTGAGATCAGCCTAATTGTCAAAGAAGCTCAAGCAGCCGGAGATCCTGTGGCATGTGCAATTAAAGAGCTGAAACTACAAACCAACCACATCACTATGCTACTGAA GAATCCATATATTGGCCCAGAGGAAatagaggaagaggaagaaatcTCAGAAGATAGTAAAGATGGTTCTGGGCAGCCaaaggggaagaaaaataagaataaagacAAAGGACAGAAGAGCAAGATCCAGAAGAATAAACCCATTCTGGTGGATGTGGATCTTGGTTTATCTGCTTATGCCAATTCAAAAAA ATATTATGACCACAAGCGGAATGCCGCCAAAAAGGAGCAGAAAACAGTTGAGGCAGCAGAGAAG GCCTTTAAGTCTGCTGAGAAAAAGACCAAGCAAACCCTTAAAGAAGTCCAGACAGTGACAACAATTCAGAAAGCCAGAAAAGTCTTCTG GTTTGAAAAGTTCCTGTGGTTCATTAGCTCAGAGAATTACCTTATCATCGCTGGACGGGATCAGCAGCAGAATGAGATGATAGTTAAACGTTACCTGCGACCAG GGGACATCTACATCCATGCTGATCTTCATGGAGCCACAAGCTGCGTCATCAAGAATCCGTCCG GTGAGCTTGTTCCCCCACGCACACTAACAGAGGCTGGAACAATGTCTGTGTGCTACAGTGCTGCTTGGGATGCCAAAGTGATCACGAGTGCTTGGTGGGTCCATCATAACCAG GTGTCCAAAACTGCACCAACAGGAGAGTACTTAACAACAGGAAGTTTTATGATTAGAG GGAAGAAGAATTTCTTACCCCCTTCATATCTTATTATGGGCTTTGGTTTTCTCTTTAAA GTGgatgagcagtgtgtgtttagACACCGGGGAGAGAGGAAGGTTAAAACTCTGGAGGAGGAAGTGGAAGACATGAGCTCTAGTACTGCAGAGCTTTTAGAGGAGGGAGAGGAGCTGTTTG GAGAAGACAGTGCAAATGAAGGAGAGGCTGAGGGAGAAGACATGTCAGAGGAGGATGGCAGAATGGAAGTAGATGAAGATGTGCTACAaagagtggaagaagaagagaacACTGAAGCTAATGAGGAGCAGGCAAGTGAAATCCAGCTTGAGACACTGAagctggaggaggaggtgtgtgaACAGAAAGGAGCAAAGGGGATTGATGAAGAGGTTAAGAGTGAGGAGGAGAGTACTGACCTCAGTTTTCCAGACACCACAATCCTGCTAACGCACCTTCAGTCCAACAG GGGAATCGCCAGCGCTGGTTTCAAACAAGAAGTTTCAACACGG gacaacacaGTGCAACAAGGCAAAAAGTACATGAGTGCAAAGCAGAGAAG GGAtatgaagaagaagcagaaacaGGGGAGCAGTGAACATCCAGAAGAACCTGAGATGAAAAAAGAGGAGAGCCAAAGTTCTGTAACCAACCAAAGTTCTAAGAGTGGAGGAGCTGCTCAGCCTCTGAAGAGAGGACAAAAG AACAAGCTGAAGAAAATCAAAGACAAATACAAAGACCAAGATGAGGAAGACCGAGAGCTAATGATGAAGTTACTTGGG TCTGCAGGATCCAATAAAGAAGAGAAagtgaagaaaggaaagaagggaaAAGAGGAACCTGTGAAGAAACCTGCTCAAAAGACCAGAGTTCCAGCGACTGTAGTGAAGAAAGCTGAACAGCCTGTGGCTGACGTCAGTCAAGCAGGACAATACAGCACAGAACAGGATGACAAG GATGCTGATGATTTGGATCAGGAGAATCCTGGAGCAGAG gAATATGAAAATTTTCTTGACTGTCTCACCGGTCAGCCGCATCCAGATGATGTGCTGCTTTTTGCAGTGCCTGTGTGTGCACCTTACACAGCTCTCTCCAATTACAA GCACAAAGTGAAATTGACTCCTGGGACACAGAAGAAAGGGAAAG CTGCCCGGACTGCTGTGTTCAGCTTCATGCATGCTAAAGAAGCCAGTGCCAGAGAGAAAGACCTGTTCCGCAGCGTTAAG gaCACTGATCTATCAAGAAACATGCCTGGCAAAGTGAAAGTATCTGCTCCGAACCTTTTGGCAGCAAAGAAGAAGTAA
- the LOC108269820 gene encoding ribosome quality control complex subunit NEMF isoform X2, whose protein sequence is MRWIVVPLEGPPMSHLPHPAGWQQILLNNLPGNIILTDHEYTILNLLRFRTAEAEDVKIAVRERYPIENARPPEPLISLERLKDILSKAQSGEQIKRILNPHLPYGGTLIEHCLIEVGFPGLLKMDHQFNMTEAGPKLLEALQMAESYMEKAANFNGKGYIIQKTEKKPSMMPDKPQEELLTYEEFHPFFFSQHSKSPYVEFESFDKAIDEFFSKMESQKIDMKALQQEKQAMKKLENVRKDHEQRLEALHQAQEVDRFKGELLEMNLPIVERAIQVVRSALANQVDWAEISLIVKEAQAAGDPVACAIKELKLQTNHITMLLKNPYIGPEEIEEEEEISEDSKDGSGQPKGKKNKNKDKGQKSKIQKNKPILVDVDLGLSAYANSKKYYDHKRNAAKKEQKTVEAAEKAFKSAEKKTKQTLKEVQTVTTIQKARKVFWFEKFLWFISSENYLIIAGRDQQQNEMIVKRYLRPGDIYIHADLHGATSCVIKNPSGELVPPRTLTEAGTMSVCYSAAWDAKVITSAWWVHHNQVSKTAPTGEYLTTGSFMIRGKKNFLPPSYLIMGFGFLFKVDEQCVFRHRGERKVKTLEEEVEDMSSSTAELLEEGEELFGEDSANEGEAEGEDMSEEDGRMEVDEDVLQRVEEEENTEANEEQASEIQLETLKLEEEVCEQKGAKGIDEEVKSEEESTDLSFPDTTILLTHLQSNRGIASAGFKQEVSTRDNTVQQGKKYMSAKQRRDMKKKQKQGSSEHPEEPEMKKEESQSSVTNQSSKSGGAAQPLKRGQKNKLKKIKDKYKDQDEEDRELMMKLLGSAGSNKEEKVKKGKKGKEEPVKKPAQKTRVPATVVKKAEQPVADVSQAGQYSTEQDDKDADDLDQENPGAEEYENFLDCLTGQPHPDDVLLFAVPVCAPYTALSNYKHKVKLTPGTQKKGKAARTAVFSFMHAKEASAREKDLFRSVKDTDLSRNMPGKVKVSAPNLLAAKKK, encoded by the exons GCTTAaagatattttatccaaagcgcagAGTGGAGAGCAAATAAAAAGGATTCTAAATCCCCACCTTC CATATGGAGGCACTCTTATTGAACACTGCCTTATAGAAGTTGGTTTTCCTGGTCTTTTAAAAATGGATCATCAGTTTAACATGACAGAAG CTGGACCAAAACTTCTGGAGGCTTTGCAGATGGCAGAGAGCTATATGGAGAAAGCAGCCAACTTTAATGGAAAG GGTTACATCATtcagaaaactgaaaaaaagccAAGCATGATGCCAGACAAACCACAGGAAGAGTTGCTCAC GTATGAGGAATTTCAcccatttttcttttcccaaCACTCAAAGAGCCCATATGTTGAGTTTGAGTCATTTGATAAG GCTATTGATGAGTTTTTCTCCAAGATGGAGAGTCAGAAGATTGATATGAAAGCACTTCAGCAGGAGAAACAAGCCATGAAAAAGCTTGAGAATGTGAGAAAGGATCACGAACAAAGGTTGGAGGCTCTACATCAGGCCCAG GAGGTGGACCGTTTTAAGGGCGAGTTGTTGGAAATGAATCTTCCCATTGTAGAGCGAGCTATTCAGGTGGTGCGCAGTGCTCTGGCTAATCAGGTAGACTGGGCTGAGATCAGCCTAATTGTCAAAGAAGCTCAAGCAGCCGGAGATCCTGTGGCATGTGCAATTAAAGAGCTGAAACTACAAACCAACCACATCACTATGCTACTGAA GAATCCATATATTGGCCCAGAGGAAatagaggaagaggaagaaatcTCAGAAGATAGTAAAGATGGTTCTGGGCAGCCaaaggggaagaaaaataagaataaagacAAAGGACAGAAGAGCAAGATCCAGAAGAATAAACCCATTCTGGTGGATGTGGATCTTGGTTTATCTGCTTATGCCAATTCAAAAAA ATATTATGACCACAAGCGGAATGCCGCCAAAAAGGAGCAGAAAACAGTTGAGGCAGCAGAGAAG GCCTTTAAGTCTGCTGAGAAAAAGACCAAGCAAACCCTTAAAGAAGTCCAGACAGTGACAACAATTCAGAAAGCCAGAAAAGTCTTCTG GTTTGAAAAGTTCCTGTGGTTCATTAGCTCAGAGAATTACCTTATCATCGCTGGACGGGATCAGCAGCAGAATGAGATGATAGTTAAACGTTACCTGCGACCAG GGGACATCTACATCCATGCTGATCTTCATGGAGCCACAAGCTGCGTCATCAAGAATCCGTCCG GTGAGCTTGTTCCCCCACGCACACTAACAGAGGCTGGAACAATGTCTGTGTGCTACAGTGCTGCTTGGGATGCCAAAGTGATCACGAGTGCTTGGTGGGTCCATCATAACCAG GTGTCCAAAACTGCACCAACAGGAGAGTACTTAACAACAGGAAGTTTTATGATTAGAG GGAAGAAGAATTTCTTACCCCCTTCATATCTTATTATGGGCTTTGGTTTTCTCTTTAAA GTGgatgagcagtgtgtgtttagACACCGGGGAGAGAGGAAGGTTAAAACTCTGGAGGAGGAAGTGGAAGACATGAGCTCTAGTACTGCAGAGCTTTTAGAGGAGGGAGAGGAGCTGTTTG GAGAAGACAGTGCAAATGAAGGAGAGGCTGAGGGAGAAGACATGTCAGAGGAGGATGGCAGAATGGAAGTAGATGAAGATGTGCTACAaagagtggaagaagaagagaacACTGAAGCTAATGAGGAGCAGGCAAGTGAAATCCAGCTTGAGACACTGAagctggaggaggaggtgtgtgaACAGAAAGGAGCAAAGGGGATTGATGAAGAGGTTAAGAGTGAGGAGGAGAGTACTGACCTCAGTTTTCCAGACACCACAATCCTGCTAACGCACCTTCAGTCCAACAG GGGAATCGCCAGCGCTGGTTTCAAACAAGAAGTTTCAACACGG gacaacacaGTGCAACAAGGCAAAAAGTACATGAGTGCAAAGCAGAGAAG GGAtatgaagaagaagcagaaacaGGGGAGCAGTGAACATCCAGAAGAACCTGAGATGAAAAAAGAGGAGAGCCAAAGTTCTGTAACCAACCAAAGTTCTAAGAGTGGAGGAGCTGCTCAGCCTCTGAAGAGAGGACAAAAG AACAAGCTGAAGAAAATCAAAGACAAATACAAAGACCAAGATGAGGAAGACCGAGAGCTAATGATGAAGTTACTTGGG TCTGCAGGATCCAATAAAGAAGAGAAagtgaagaaaggaaagaagggaaAAGAGGAACCTGTGAAGAAACCTGCTCAAAAGACCAGAGTTCCAGCGACTGTAGTGAAGAAAGCTGAACAGCCTGTGGCTGACGTCAGTCAAGCAGGACAATACAGCACAGAACAGGATGACAAG GATGCTGATGATTTGGATCAGGAGAATCCTGGAGCAGAG gAATATGAAAATTTTCTTGACTGTCTCACCGGTCAGCCGCATCCAGATGATGTGCTGCTTTTTGCAGTGCCTGTGTGTGCACCTTACACAGCTCTCTCCAATTACAA GCACAAAGTGAAATTGACTCCTGGGACACAGAAGAAAGGGAAAG CTGCCCGGACTGCTGTGTTCAGCTTCATGCATGCTAAAGAAGCCAGTGCCAGAGAGAAAGACCTGTTCCGCAGCGTTAAG gaCACTGATCTATCAAGAAACATGCCTGGCAAAGTGAAAGTATCTGCTCCGAACCTTTTGGCAGCAAAGAAGAAGTAA